From Nicotiana tabacum cultivar K326 chromosome 15, ASM71507v2, whole genome shotgun sequence, the proteins below share one genomic window:
- the LOC142169650 gene encoding uncharacterized protein LOC142169650, producing MAVPAGSQPIFPAGQLPSIIAQPPTTTNNNPQPLDYSKILKPATINAAMDEKASAVEPIPLRRITFLHGKLMVKFTKSEVERMNVIEGLQYAVVGKLSYGWPDLQELRRIIRAQAKDGYEYQMRQLIYDAKFKAGDETPMAMAWILFPNLLPTYFVKECLFSLASVVGNPLHLNLATINKTRPSCARVKVLVDLLTDLPKKVRMDIENKVSGEVKTTWVKIQYDYMPKYCKECRLQGHGMIE from the exons ATGGCCGTTCCGGCTGGCAGCCAGCCTATTTTTCCTGCTGGTCAGCTGCCTTCCATCATCGCCCAACCACCCACAACTACAAATAACAATCCACAACCACTGGAttattcaaaaattttaaaacctGCCACGATCAATGCTGCCATGGATGAAAAAGCTTCAGCAGTCGAACCTATTCCTCTTCGAAGGATTACGTTCTTGCATGGGAAACTAATGGTGAAGTTTACAAAGTCAGAAGTTGAGAGAATGAATGTCATTGAAGGTCTGCAATATGCAGTAGTAGGGAAGTTATCGTATGGCTGGCCAGATTTGCAGGAGTTACGTCGAATCATCCGTGCACAG GCGAAAGATGGGTATGAATACCAGATGAGGCAGCTTATTTACGATGCTAAGTTTAAGGCAGGAGACGAAACACCTATGGCAATGGCATGGATTTTATTTCCTAACCTACTGCCTACTTATTTTGTCAAAGAGTGTTTATTTTCATTAGCATCTGTAGTGGGAAATCCTTTACACTTAAACTTAGCAACCATCAACAAAACAAGGCCAAGTTGTGCTCGTGTAAAGGTGCTGGTTGATTTATTGACAGACTTGCCAAAGAAAGTTCGAATGGACATAGAGAATAAAGTATCTGGTGAAGTTAAGACTACATGGGTGAAGATACAATATGACTATATGCCTAAATATTGCAAGGAATGTCGATTACAAGGTCATGGTATGATAGAGTGA
- the LOC142169651 gene encoding uncharacterized protein LOC142169651: protein MSPTIQNREKLQRVQAELFKYLALEEEFWKQKSGMSWFQDGYRNTKFFHIQVNRRRKRLQLRRIQASDGNWLEENDEMAAEAVRFFQDQFTEAIVPSCFGILDHIPHMLNNEQNYDLMRQPTCKEVKLAVFGLNSESAGGPDGFNGKFF from the coding sequence ATGAGTCCTACAATTCAGAATAGGGAGAAACTTCAAAGAGTTCAGGCAGAATTGTTCAAGTACTTGGCGTTGGAGGAAGAATTTTGGAAGCAAAAATCAGGTATGTCTTGGTTTCAAGATGGATATAgaaataccaagttctttcatatCCAAgtaaatagaagaagaaaaagattacAATTGAGAAGAATTCAAGCTAGTGATGGGAATTGGCTAGAGGAGAATGATGAAATGGCTGCCGAAGCTGTGAGATTTTTTCAAGATCAATTTACTGAAGCTATAGTCCCTAGTTGTTTTGGGATATTAGATCATATTCCTCATATGCTAAATAATGAGCAGAATTATGATTTAATGAGACAGCCTACTTGTAAAGAAGTTAAACTGGCAGTGTTTGGATTAAATAGTGAGAGCGCTGGAGGGCCAGATGGTTTCAATGGGAAGTTTTTTTAA